A window of the Methanobrevibacter sp. TMH8 genome harbors these coding sequences:
- a CDS encoding heavy metal-binding domain-containing protein translates to MVSVEEFVISSANDVPGYKITETKGFAYGLTVRSRGIGGQIGGELRSIIGGEIKEYQQMMEESRDKALNKLIEHAKSLGANGLIAVRYDSDAVATNMQEILAYGTAVVVEKE, encoded by the coding sequence ATGGTATCAGTAGAAGAATTCGTGATTTCAAGTGCAAATGATGTTCCAGGATATAAAATTACAGAAACCAAAGGTTTTGCTTATGGTTTAACTGTTAGAAGTAGAGGTATAGGTGGACAGATTGGAGGGGAGCTTCGATCCATAATTGGTGGAGAAATAAAAGAATATCAACAGATGATGGAAGAATCCAGAGATAAAGCACTTAACAAATTAATAGAACATGCTAAAAGTCTAGGTGCAAATGGTTTAATAGCTGTTCGATACGATTCTGATGCAGTAGCTACAAATATGCAGGAAATTTTGGCTTATGGAACAGCCGTTGTAGTAGAAAAAGAATAA
- a CDS encoding transcriptional regulator, whose product MANRNQIIQEINQLLTGGGFETSQVYYQSCFDMAARKKLLLLLLKVLVNIDSVNETHVQEIRKVANTFLASPLVIGLKSKSSPLEEDVVYERHGLPVIGVDTLKNIVLYDERPEFLADRGGYFVNINGSILKEYREEYSLSLKDLADLAHVSRETIYKYENDMVRANPETAMILEDILNMKITVDIDIFETPKCDFDLNKVSSEENTNSEKTKDLSNLGFGVIETKKSPFDALAIENNSNDKSSDESPLIASLENNRAPKTLHKMAISLKDLSLITDSESFFIINNKKIKESLEGIPVIKSWELKEAGDSKEFMRLVKERRDN is encoded by the coding sequence ATTGCAAATAGAAATCAAATTATACAGGAAATCAATCAGCTATTAACTGGAGGAGGTTTTGAAACTTCTCAAGTATACTATCAAAGTTGTTTTGACATGGCAGCTAGGAAAAAATTACTTTTACTTCTTTTAAAAGTCCTAGTTAATATTGATAGTGTTAATGAAACCCATGTTCAAGAAATTAGAAAAGTAGCTAATACATTCCTGGCATCACCACTTGTTATTGGACTTAAATCTAAATCAAGTCCTCTTGAAGAGGATGTTGTGTATGAAAGACATGGTCTTCCTGTAATTGGTGTTGATACTCTTAAAAATATAGTTTTATATGATGAACGCCCTGAATTTTTAGCTGATCGGGGAGGATACTTTGTTAATATTAATGGAAGTATTTTAAAAGAATATCGTGAAGAATATTCTCTTTCATTAAAAGATTTAGCTGATCTTGCTCATGTTTCAAGAGAAACAATATATAAATATGAAAATGATATGGTTCGAGCTAATCCTGAAACAGCTATGATTCTAGAAGATATTTTAAATATGAAAATCACTGTTGATATTGATATATTTGAAACTCCAAAATGTGATTTTGATCTTAATAAGGTAAGTTCTGAAGAAAATACTAATAGTGAAAAAACAAAAGACTTATCTAATTTAGGTTTTGGCGTTATTGAAACTAAAAAATCTCCTTTTGATGCATTAGCTATTGAAAATAATTCTAATGATAAATCTTCAGATGAATCTCCACTAATAGCTAGTTTGGAAAATAATAGAGCACCGAAAACTCTTCATAAAATGGCTATCAGTCTAAAAGATCTTTCACTGATAACAGACTCTGAATCTTTTTTTATTATTAATAATAAAAAAATTAAAGAATCTTTAGAAGGAATTCCAGTTATTAAATCATGGGAATTAAAAGAAGCTGGAGATTCTAAAGAATTTATGAGATTAGTAAAAGAAAGAAGAGATAATTAA
- a CDS encoding TIGR00266 family protein, protein MEYEIKGGPFPIVVCKLNTGEVMKNESGSMALMSSNIKMESNTGGGILKGLGRALAGDSLFLNFFTAEADEQEIGFACSFPGKIIPIKLDETKNIIAQKSAYLASEKDVEIEMHFRKKLGAGVFGGEGFILQKFSGNGMVFLEIDGEVLEYNLKEGEKLVIDQGHLAAMEETVDFDIQRVKGAKNMLFGGEGLFLSTLTGPGKVWVQTMPLINFIETIIPYLPNNNG, encoded by the coding sequence ATGGAATATGAAATTAAAGGTGGACCTTTCCCAATAGTAGTTTGTAAATTAAATACTGGAGAAGTCATGAAAAACGAAAGTGGATCAATGGCATTGATGAGTTCTAATATTAAAATGGAAAGTAATACAGGAGGAGGAATTCTTAAAGGACTTGGAAGAGCTTTAGCTGGAGATTCACTCTTTTTAAACTTTTTTACAGCAGAAGCAGATGAACAAGAAATTGGTTTTGCATGTAGCTTTCCAGGAAAAATCATTCCAATAAAATTAGATGAAACAAAAAACATCATTGCTCAAAAAAGTGCTTATTTAGCTTCAGAAAAAGATGTTGAAATTGAAATGCATTTTAGAAAAAAATTAGGTGCTGGTGTGTTTGGAGGAGAAGGATTTATACTTCAAAAATTTTCAGGAAATGGAATGGTCTTTTTAGAAATCGATGGAGAAGTACTAGAATACAACTTAAAGGAAGGAGAAAAATTAGTCATTGATCAAGGACATCTTGCAGCAATGGAAGAAACCGTTGATTTTGATATTCAACGAGTAAAAGGAGCTAAAAATATGCTTTTTGGAGGAGAAGGTTTATTTTTAAGTACTTTAACAGGTCCTGGAAAAGTTTGGGTACAAACTATGCCTTTAATTAACTTTATTGAAACTATTATTCCATATCTACCAAATAATAATGGTTAA
- a CDS encoding lactaldehyde dehydrogenase has translation MKMLINGKFEDKEETFNVINPYNNETVDTVPISDRGDVKKAISAANMAKGEIQDMSSRKVSECLYSAYESLKAEQKKIAKTITEETGKPIKDSLGEMARSVETLKFAAEEAKRIYGETVPLDAGIGGKGFFAFTQKIPLGVVAAITPFNYPVNLAIHKIAPAIAAKNTVILKPSLQAPLAAMILAEIIDAEFPNGVINTVTGYGGEIGDELTVNEDIDKISFTGSVATGLLISNRAGMKKVTLELGGNDPLIVLEDANIEKAVKAAVLGSYLYSGQVCMAVKRIIIDEKIADEFIDLFVKETEKLKIGDPMDPKTDIGPLIDENAAKMVEQSVVESYKKGARPLTGGNRDGNFFEPTILDNITPDMSIVINETFGPVSPIIRVNSVEEAINAANDSEFGLQAGVFTESIKNGLKCANEIETGSVFINKQSTFRTDNMPFGGFKMSGIGKEGVKYAVEDMTRTKLIGMNLR, from the coding sequence ATGAAAATGCTAATTAATGGAAAATTTGAAGATAAAGAAGAAACTTTCAATGTTATTAATCCTTATAATAATGAAACTGTTGATACAGTTCCTATTAGTGATAGAGGGGATGTAAAAAAAGCTATTTCTGCAGCTAATATGGCAAAAGGAGAAATTCAGGATATGTCTTCAAGAAAGGTATCTGAATGTCTTTACTCTGCATATGAATCTTTAAAAGCTGAACAAAAGAAAATAGCTAAAACCATTACTGAAGAAACTGGAAAACCTATTAAAGATTCTCTTGGTGAAATGGCAAGATCTGTTGAAACTCTTAAATTTGCTGCTGAAGAAGCTAAACGAATTTATGGTGAAACTGTTCCTCTTGATGCAGGAATTGGTGGAAAGGGTTTCTTTGCATTTACTCAAAAGATTCCTTTAGGTGTTGTAGCAGCTATAACTCCTTTCAACTACCCAGTAAACCTAGCTATTCATAAGATAGCTCCAGCTATAGCTGCAAAAAACACAGTGATATTGAAACCTTCTCTTCAAGCACCTCTTGCAGCTATGATATTAGCTGAAATAATTGATGCAGAGTTTCCAAATGGAGTTATTAATACTGTCACTGGATATGGTGGAGAAATAGGGGATGAATTAACTGTAAATGAAGATATTGATAAAATATCTTTTACAGGTAGTGTAGCTACTGGTTTATTAATCTCAAATCGTGCAGGAATGAAGAAAGTTACTTTGGAGTTAGGAGGTAATGATCCTTTAATTGTACTTGAAGATGCAAATATTGAAAAAGCTGTAAAAGCTGCAGTACTTGGATCTTATCTTTATTCTGGTCAAGTTTGTATGGCTGTTAAAAGGATTATCATTGATGAAAAGATAGCTGATGAATTTATTGATTTATTTGTAAAAGAAACTGAAAAATTAAAAATTGGAGATCCGATGGATCCTAAAACAGATATTGGACCTCTTATTGATGAAAATGCAGCTAAAATGGTGGAACAATCTGTTGTTGAATCTTATAAGAAAGGAGCTAGACCTTTAACTGGTGGTAATAGGGATGGAAATTTCTTTGAACCAACTATATTAGATAATATCACTCCTGATATGAGTATAGTTATTAATGAAACTTTTGGACCAGTTTCTCCAATTATTAGGGTAAATAGTGTAGAAGAAGCAATTAATGCAGCTAATGATTCAGAATTTGGACTTCAAGCTGGTGTTTTCACTGAAAGTATTAAAAATGGGCTGAAGTGTGCAAATGAAATTGAAACCGGTTCTGTATTTATTAATAAACAATCTACTTTCAGAACTGATAATATGCCATTCGGTGGATTTAAAATGAGTGGTATAGGTAAAGAAGGAGTCAAATATGCAGTAGAGGATATGACTAGAACAAAATTAATAGGGATGAATTTAAGATAG
- a CDS encoding class III signal peptide-containing protein has translation MFLAKYLDDKGQASAEMILLIGGMIVIVLIAIYFYKDYLLGIGEEMNSTEIAKINQSIENISSKFD, from the coding sequence ATGTTTTTAGCTAAATATTTAGATGATAAAGGTCAAGCAAGTGCTGAGATGATTCTTCTAATTGGGGGAATGATTGTAATTGTTTTAATAGCTATCTATTTTTACAAAGATTATCTTTTAGGAATTGGAGAAGAAATGAATTCTACTGAGATAGCTAAAATTAATCAATCTATTGAAAATATTTCTTCTAAATTTGATTAA
- a CDS encoding type II secretion system F family protein, whose product MESNELIIFISAFIEKRIPEKYLTNFQEILLVSGIFTVASELLAIIIIAIIILSFLSLLFSILFSFNIFLCVLFAFFIPPGILIGVIIIKSEKRSEKIENASPDFLRQLASMLRVGLSFENAMEDLSRYGSGPLYDEIKRAVIEIKMGREFNESIIAMVKRLKSKNLERTFKIILEARKSGGSLADIIDDISNDLRAIIMLKRERRSSVMMAVMFLVISAVIAAPFALGMTGIYSSFMTSLGKGSELVETSNIAAGAYIIIHSILASLIIGLVMYGDFKKGIKFSIPLTISAYGVFYIVSNFGSAFLNF is encoded by the coding sequence ATGGAATCAAATGAATTAATAATTTTTATTTCAGCTTTTATTGAGAAAAGAATTCCAGAAAAGTATTTGACAAATTTTCAAGAGATTTTATTGGTAAGTGGAATATTCACAGTAGCTTCAGAACTTTTAGCAATTATAATAATTGCTATTATCATTTTATCTTTTCTATCATTATTATTTTCGATTTTATTTTCTTTTAATATCTTTCTATGTGTTTTATTTGCATTTTTCATTCCTCCAGGAATTTTAATTGGAGTAATAATAATTAAATCTGAGAAAAGATCTGAAAAAATTGAAAATGCAAGTCCTGACTTTTTACGGCAACTTGCATCGATGTTAAGAGTAGGTCTGAGTTTTGAAAATGCAATGGAAGATTTATCAAGATATGGTTCAGGTCCTCTATATGATGAAATTAAAAGAGCTGTAATTGAAATAAAGATGGGTAGGGAATTTAATGAAAGTATCATAGCTATGGTCAAAAGACTAAAATCTAAAAATCTTGAGCGAACTTTTAAGATAATTCTTGAAGCTCGAAAAAGTGGAGGGAGTTTAGCTGATATAATCGATGATATATCTAATGACTTGAGAGCTATTATAATGTTAAAAAGAGAAAGAAGATCCAGTGTTATGATGGCGGTTATGTTTTTGGTGATTTCAGCTGTTATTGCAGCTCCTTTTGCTCTTGGTATGACTGGTATTTATTCTTCCTTTATGACAAGTCTTGGAAAAGGAAGTGAATTGGTTGAAACATCAAATATAGCTGCTGGTGCTTATATCATCATTCATTCAATATTAGCAAGCCTTATTATTGGTTTGGTTATGTATGGTGACTTTAAGAAAGGAATTAAATTTTCTATTCCATTAACTATTTCTGCATATGGTGTATTTTACATAGTAAGTAATTTTGGGTCTGCATTTTTGAATTTTTAA
- a CDS encoding DNA methyltransferase encodes MILGRQDYHWKHEPCLYGWKDGAPHFWNSNRKQTTILDFEKPIKNSENPTMKPVSLIAYLIQNSSQKGQKVLDLFGGSGTTLIACEQLQRKCYMMELDPHYCDVIINRWEEFAKQKAVKIN; translated from the coding sequence ATGATATTAGGTAGACAAGATTATCATTGGAAACATGAACCTTGTTTATATGGTTGGAAAGATGGAGCTCCTCATTTTTGGAATAGTAATAGAAAACAAACAACTATTCTAGATTTTGAAAAACCTATTAAGAATTCAGAAAATCCAACAATGAAACCTGTATCATTGATAGCTTATTTAATTCAAAACAGCTCACAAAAAGGTCAAAAGGTCCTTGATTTATTTGGAGGTTCAGGAACTACTTTAATTGCATGTGAGCAATTACAAAGAAAATGTTATATGATGGAATTAGATCCTCATTATTGTGATGTAATAATTAATAGATGGGAAGAATTCGCAAAACAAAAAGCAGTGAAAATCAATTAA
- a CDS encoding ParB N-terminal domain-containing protein — MIKMQTNHVFIKINKIKSHPKNPKKHSKEQIRGIAKLIDELGWGRSIVISKDNYILAGHGAVKAAQLLKLDEVPYLVMNWNHADPEAIAYMLADNKSAEESEWDKLLLYANIEKLDNSHLDINLSRFQAEEVEELKTELNSLEDSKTEITEDDYDIDKEIESIVKPGDIWQLGEHLLLCGDSEDKKSLDKLITKNQMDLLITDPPYNVDYVGKTEDALTISNDNKSDSEFRIFLYNTIKNAKNVLKPGRVFYIWHADTEGHNFRGACQDNELKVR, encoded by the coding sequence ATGATTAAAATGCAAACAAACCATGTATTTATAAAAATAAATAAAATAAAATCACATCCAAAGAATCCAAAAAAGCATTCCAAAGAACAAATCAGAGGAATAGCTAAATTAATCGATGAACTTGGATGGGGTAGATCAATAGTAATCAGTAAAGACAATTATATATTAGCAGGTCATGGAGCTGTAAAAGCAGCACAACTATTAAAATTAGATGAAGTACCATATTTAGTAATGAATTGGAATCATGCCGATCCTGAAGCTATTGCTTATATGTTAGCTGATAATAAAAGTGCTGAGGAATCCGAATGGGATAAATTATTACTATATGCAAATATTGAAAAATTAGATAATAGTCATTTGGATATTAATTTATCAAGATTTCAAGCTGAAGAAGTAGAAGAATTAAAAACTGAATTAAATTCTCTTGAAGATTCTAAAACAGAAATAACTGAAGATGATTATGATATTGATAAAGAAATAGAATCAATAGTAAAACCAGGAGATATTTGGCAATTAGGTGAGCATTTATTATTATGTGGAGATTCTGAAGATAAAAAATCTCTAGATAAATTAATAACTAAAAATCAGATGGATTTGTTAATAACTGACCCACCTTATAATGTTGATTATGTTGGAAAAACTGAAGATGCATTAACTATTTCTAATGATAATAAATCAGATAGTGAATTTAGAATCTTCTTATATAATACTATTAAAAATGCAAAAAATGTTTTAAAACCAGGAAGAGTTTTTTATATTTGGCATGCTGATACAGAAGGACATAATTTCAGAGGAGCATGTCAAGATAATGAATTGAAAGTGAGATAA